The Chloroflexus aggregans DSM 9485 genome segment TAAGAAACGTTTATAGATTACCCGCATTATGTTGCTTGAAATATGAGAACAGATCGAGTATGATGACGCCACATCAATTGAAGACTTGCTGCCCGCGCTGACCATAAGCGCACCGCGCAGACTCAGGTATGGCAACCGATCCCGCGTTTTGGCGCGGGTCGTTCATTGTGTGCGGAGGGGTTGGCGTGGCTTGCAAGGAGGCGCAGCGTGAACCTGACTCACATTTGGAAAACGACACTTTCTGCTCTACAATCGCAAACCTCTCGTCACGACTACGAGGCACTATTGCGACCGGCAATGTTGTTGTCGCTAGACAACGGCATAGCTCGGATTGGGGTCTCCTCACCTATCCAGAAGGAGGGGTTGGAGAATCGATTGTTGATGCCGCTGCGCAATGCGCTGACCCGTGTGGTTGGCTATCCGGTGCAAGTACAGGTACTGATCGCTAATCAAGCGTTACGACCCGAAGTGACAGCGGCGCCCCGCAACGGTACGCATGTGGCATTAGAGCCAGAGCCATTCGTGACCGAGCCACCGACGCCGGCCTTCACATCTGGTAATGGCAACGGTGAACGTGCGGTACAGCTCGATCTCGCCAGTGCAATGCGTTCGGGCATGCTCAACCCACGCTATACCTTTGCCAGCTTTATTGTCGGTTCGAGCAACCGGCTCGCTCACGCCGCTTGTCTCGCCGTGGCCGATAACCCCGGTCAGGCTTACAATCCGCTCTTCCTTTATGGCGGTGTTGGTTTGGGTAAGACCCACTTGCTTCACGCGATCGGTAATCGCGTGCTCGATCGCGATCCTGAAATTAATGTGTTGTACGTCTCATCAGAAAAGTTTACGAACGATTTGATTAATGCGATACGTCGCCAGCAGACCGAAGAGTTTCGGATGCGTTACCGGAATATCGATGTGCTGCTGATCGATGATATTCAATTTATCGCCGGAAAAGATGCAACACAGGAAGAGTTTTTTCACACGTTTAATACGCTTCATTCCGCAGCTAAACATATTGTGATAAGTTCCGATCGCCCACCGAAGGCTATCTTGACCCTCGAAGAGCGGTTACGCTCACGATTTGAATGGGGTTTGATCGTTGATGTCCAGCCACCCGATCTCGAAACGCGCACGGCTATTTTGCGCGCTAAAGCCGAGCAGATGAGCGTACATGTGCCTGACGAAGTGATCGATTTTCTGGCGCACAAGATTCAGAGTAATATCCGTGAGCTTGAGGGTAGTCTTAATCGAGTGGCTGCCTACGCCGAACTCAATCGGTTGCCCATAACGATTGATACCGCGACGGCGGCACTCGCCGATTTGCTCGGTAATCAGCGACGCCGGCGGATTAGCGCTGAAGCGATTTTACAGATCGTAAGCGAACATTACGGGATTGAGGTAGAACAATTGCGCGCCCGTAACCGTTCACGTCACGTAGTCGTACCACGCCAGGTGGCGATGTATCTGTTGCGGGAAGAGACCGAGAGTTCGCTGGTCGACATCGGCAACCTGCTTGGTGGACGCGACCATACCACCGTTATGTACGGCTGCGAGAAGATCGCCGAGGAAATCAATACCGATAGTCATTTGCGCAGCGAGGTAATGGCCATCCGTGAACGCATCCAAATGATGCGCGGCCTGTAACGCCGCACGGCGTGCGGCGCGTGGATGCACGGCGTGCGGCGCGTGGATGCACGGCGTGCGGTGCGAGCGGGCGGGCGGCATGCGGCGCGTGGGCAGAGACGGCCCCCCACAGCAGTGTGAGTCTACGATGGTTTTTGAATAATGGCTAGTGCGGCTTGCAGTTGTGGGTCTTGTTCACGCGGGAAGCGCCACCATTCCGCTTCGATCAGGACATCAGGGACAACACCGGTTCCCTCGATCAGGGTACCGTCGGGAAGTTGGTAGGCGACTTCAGCCAGGAGAAGCCGTGAGCCATCATCGAAGTTGTAGCCGTACAGGTTTTCGGTATTCCCCGCCGATGGTACACCAACAATCGTCGCTTGACACAAAACCCGCATCCCGGCGGCAAACATCTCGGCGGCACTGGCCGTCTCTTCACTGATAAGTACTACAATCGGGATGTCGATCAGACCCGCGATCGTTTTTCCACGTGGAATGCGCTGTTCTTCACGCTCGTTACGACCTACCGACGTGCCGATACTGCCTCCGTCGTGAAAGAGGGCGATAATGTTGCGCATGATATGAATATAGCCGCCACTGTTATCACGGACATCAATAATCATCCCGCGTACCGGCCCCGCTGCTAACAGATTAGTCAGGGCGTCACGTGCCTGGCTGTCGGCATTGTCGACGTAGAAGCTAGGGATGGTGAGCAAGCCAACGTCACCGGCGAGCCGTTCGACAGTAACTCGATTGAACACGGCAATGTCGATTACCGCTCGGACAACTTCAATCTCTCGTAACGGCTCGTTGCCGCGCTTTATCGTCAGCCGGACACTCGTACCGGGAATGCCACGGACTGCCCCAATTGCACCATCTGGACCGAATGCGTTGGGATCGTTGAACGGAATGCCATTAACGGCCACAATAATATCGCGCGTAAGAATACCAGCCTGGTCTGCCGGCCCACCGGGCACCACGCGGGTGATGAGGCCGCCTTCATCAATGGTTCGCACACTCACACCAATGCCGCCGTATTGTAGTTGACCACTGGCCTCGGCAAGCTGGGCAGCAACTTCTTGCGGAGACTCGAAGCGCGAGTGGTCGTCACCCAACCGGGCAATCATCTCGCGCATGATGCTGTAGAACTCTTCCGGGGTTACAGCAGCAGCAACTTTTGGTCGTAGCTCTTCCCGAATTGCCTGCCAGTCTAGTCCGTTGTAGTCAGGGTACACATAGTTGTCGCGTACCTTTTCCCAGACTTGCTGAAAGATTTGCAGACGTTGTTCACGACTGAGTGGAGCCAGTGTTGGTGTAGGAACAATCGTTCCAATCGGAGGTGTAGGGGTTGGTGTCCGCGCGAGATCTGATGCTGTAGGAGCCGGCGTGGCACTTGGTAAAGGGCTTGGTAAAGGAATA includes the following:
- the dnaA gene encoding chromosomal replication initiator protein DnaA, whose protein sequence is MNLTHIWKTTLSALQSQTSRHDYEALLRPAMLLSLDNGIARIGVSSPIQKEGLENRLLMPLRNALTRVVGYPVQVQVLIANQALRPEVTAAPRNGTHVALEPEPFVTEPPTPAFTSGNGNGERAVQLDLASAMRSGMLNPRYTFASFIVGSSNRLAHAACLAVADNPGQAYNPLFLYGGVGLGKTHLLHAIGNRVLDRDPEINVLYVSSEKFTNDLINAIRRQQTEEFRMRYRNIDVLLIDDIQFIAGKDATQEEFFHTFNTLHSAAKHIVISSDRPPKAILTLEERLRSRFEWGLIVDVQPPDLETRTAILRAKAEQMSVHVPDEVIDFLAHKIQSNIRELEGSLNRVAAYAELNRLPITIDTATAALADLLGNQRRRRISAEAILQIVSEHYGIEVEQLRARNRSRHVVVPRQVAMYLLREETESSLVDIGNLLGGRDHTTVMYGCEKIAEEINTDSHLRSEVMAIRERIQMMRGL
- a CDS encoding S41 family peptidase, with product MRHRHILLMLLAAIIMSGCTFGQNPAEPALTGARPAAPATRIPLPSPLPSATPAPTASDLARTPTPTPPIGTIVPTPTLAPLSREQRLQIFQQVWEKVRDNYVYPDYNGLDWQAIREELRPKVAAAVTPEEFYSIMREMIARLGDDHSRFESPQEVAAQLAEASGQLQYGGIGVSVRTIDEGGLITRVVPGGPADQAGILTRDIIVAVNGIPFNDPNAFGPDGAIGAVRGIPGTSVRLTIKRGNEPLREIEVVRAVIDIAVFNRVTVERLAGDVGLLTIPSFYVDNADSQARDALTNLLAAGPVRGMIIDVRDNSGGYIHIMRNIIALFHDGGSIGTSVGRNEREEQRIPRGKTIAGLIDIPIVVLISEETASAAEMFAAGMRVLCQATIVGVPSAGNTENLYGYNFDDGSRLLLAEVAYQLPDGTLIEGTGVVPDVLIEAEWWRFPREQDPQLQAALAIIQKPS